One genomic window of Cannabis sativa cultivar Pink pepper isolate KNU-18-1 chromosome 2, ASM2916894v1, whole genome shotgun sequence includes the following:
- the LOC133034540 gene encoding uncharacterized protein LOC133034540 has product MANLAKLDFVALDISGKNYLSWILDAEIHLDAMGLGDTIKDQNTETKQNKAKAMIFLRHHLHEGLKSEYLTVKDPLMLWQTLKERYDHQKTVILPKAKNDWLHLRLQDF; this is encoded by the coding sequence atgGCAAACCTTGCAAAACTTGACTTTGTGGCACTTGATATTTCTGGAAAAAACTATTTATCATGGATTCTTGATGCTGAAATCCATTTAGATGCTATGGGTCTTGGAGACACCATCAAAGATCAAAAtactgaaacaaaacaaaataaggcCAAGGCTATGATTTTCCTTCGCCATCATCTTCATGAGGGGTTAAAATCTGAATATTTAACCGTAAAAGATCCTCTTATGCTTTGGCAAACTTTGAAAGAAAGATATGACCATCAAAAAACTGTCATATTGCCAAAGGCTAAGAATGATTGGTTGCACCTGAGGTTGCAAGATTTTTAA